CCCCACATACTCCACATGCCGCCCAAGGGCTCGGAACTGCCGCGGCGCCTGGAACGGTTCCTTGCCTTTGCCAACGACGAGCGGCAGGAATCCTTCATCCATCCGGTCATCAAGGCCATCCTCCTTCACTTCTGGCTGGCCTATGACCACCCCTACGTGGACGGAAACGGCCGGGCGGCGCGCGCGGTCTTCTACTGGTACCTCCTGAGAAAAGGCTACTGGCTCTTCGAGTTCGTCTCGCTCTCCCGCATGGTGCTGCGCGCGGCCGGGCAATACTACCGGGCGTTCCTTTATTCCGAACGGGGGGAGAAGGATGCCACGTACTTCATCATGTTCAATCTGCAGGCCATCCATCTCGCCATCAATGAGGTCCAGAAACACATCGCCCACAAGCAGGCTGAGATGCGGCAAGCGGCCGCGCTGCTGCGCGGCGTCCGGGGCCTCAACGGCAGGCAAAGGGAGCTCTTGCTCGATGCCCTCAAGAAGCCGGGCCGGACCTACACCATCTATGGCCACCAGCAGACCCAGCAGGTCTCATACCAGACGGCAAGAAACGATCTGTTCGGATTGGCCGACAAGCAGCTCCTCACCGTCTCGAGGTCAGGAAAGACGTTCGAGTTCGTCCCCTCCGAAAAACTCCCGGAGATGTTGAAGGCAGACCATCCCAAGCCCGCGCCATGAGCCCCGACCAGCCCGCCAAACTCGCCATCCGCCGCTTTCTGGAGCCTCCGCCCCAGCCGCCCCGCCAGATCGGCTTCAAGCCCTAATAGGGGCGAC
This DNA window, taken from Elusimicrobiota bacterium, encodes the following:
- a CDS encoding Fic family protein; its protein translation is MKIPEEPPNFYSVFEKDPPTFFKAMARADVQTLLRKSASQYPYWDKLKYWPMPEGITPELLWTLREWSAQAERKKIPLVATSGNPFSYWLPNQAQEWLYQIDRNAPSQLSLEGNPPSAQERDRYIVSSLMEEAIASSQIEGAATTRRVAKEMLRTKRPPADKSERMILNNYRAIERLRVLKDSPLTLELLHELHAILTQGAIEEPEAAGRLRRSPQDDDISVIDDGADPHILHMPPKGSELPRRLERFLAFANDERQESFIHPVIKAILLHFWLAYDHPYVDGNGRAARAVFYWYLLRKGYWLFEFVSLSRMVLRAAGQYYRAFLYSERGEKDATYFIMFNLQAIHLAINEVQKHIAHKQAEMRQAAALLRGVRGLNGRQRELLLDALKKPGRTYTIYGHQQTQQVSYQTARNDLFGLADKQLLTVSRSGKTFEFVPSEKLPEMLKADHPKPAP